CTTCCGGGCTCAGGTCTACGTCCTCTCCAAGGAGGAGGGAGGGAGGCATACCCCCTTCTTCTCCGGCTACCGCCCCCAGTTCTACTTCCGCACCACGGACGTCACGGGAGNNNNNNNNNNCCATCTCCACCCCCTCGGGGAGGGTGATGGTCATGCCCGGGGACAACACGGAGATGAACGTGGAGCTCATCTACCCCATCGCCATGGAGGAGGGCCTGCGCTTCGCCATCCGCGAGGGCGGCCGTACGGT
The sequence above is drawn from the Actinomycetota bacterium genome and encodes:
- a CDS encoding elongation factor Tu, with amino-acid sequence ISTPSGRVMVMPGDNTEMNVELIYPIAMEEGLRFAIREGGRTVGAGRVVEIIR